One genomic window of Micromonospora sp. WMMD1128 includes the following:
- a CDS encoding sulfotransferase domain-containing protein: protein MSAPVTVLSVTGWCRNGSTIIGNVLGEVPGVVHVGELHFLWKNATGRGVNDRCGCGLPLTDCPLWSAVLPVGRPAGVSADAHAAEVIRRQRARLRTRHTWRVLRRGADDAATRTHAELLGAVYREVAARTDARVIVDSTKIPGESALLPHVPGVEPYWLHLVRDPRAVAHSWREPKDYVYAMSAARSTAYWHGFNRASAAINRRHPGRSAFLRYEDFAADPAGSIGTLLRLVGVDPAGNPVRDRTVELRGNHTVTGNPDRFRTGPTIVRDTDDGWRRTLTGRQRLAVAALAWPLSARYGYRSGAPVGAHPGAAVRAGETER from the coding sequence ATGAGCGCACCCGTGACCGTGCTCAGCGTCACCGGCTGGTGTCGCAACGGCAGCACCATCATCGGCAACGTCCTCGGCGAGGTACCCGGCGTGGTGCACGTCGGCGAACTGCACTTCCTGTGGAAGAACGCCACCGGTCGCGGGGTCAACGACAGGTGCGGCTGCGGACTGCCGCTGACCGACTGCCCGCTGTGGTCGGCGGTGCTGCCGGTCGGCCGTCCGGCCGGCGTGTCCGCGGACGCACACGCCGCCGAGGTGATCCGGCGCCAGCGCGCCCGGCTGCGGACCCGGCACACCTGGCGGGTGCTGCGCCGGGGCGCGGACGACGCGGCCACCCGCACGCACGCCGAGCTGCTCGGCGCGGTCTACCGGGAGGTGGCCGCGCGCACCGACGCCCGGGTGATCGTGGACAGCACCAAGATCCCCGGCGAGTCGGCGTTGCTGCCGCACGTGCCCGGCGTCGAGCCGTACTGGCTGCACCTGGTCCGTGACCCGCGCGCGGTGGCGCACTCCTGGCGGGAGCCGAAGGACTACGTCTACGCCATGTCTGCGGCGCGCAGCACCGCGTACTGGCACGGGTTCAACCGGGCCTCGGCCGCGATCAACCGCCGGCACCCGGGGCGGTCGGCGTTCCTGCGTTACGAGGACTTCGCCGCCGACCCGGCCGGCAGCATCGGCACCCTGCTGCGGCTGGTCGGCGTCGACCCGGCCGGCAACCCGGTCCGGGACCGGACCGTCGAGCTGCGCGGCAACCACACGGTGACCGGCAACCCGGACCGGTTCCGCACCGGTCCGACGATCGTCCGGGACACGGACGACGGGTGGCGGCGCACGCTCACCGGCCGGCAGCGCCTCGCCGTGGCGGCGCTGGCGTGGCCGCTGTCCGCCCGCTACGGCTACCGGTCCGGCGCGCCGGTCGGCGCGCACCCCGGCGCGGCGGTCCGCGCCGGTGAGACGGAGAGGTGA
- a CDS encoding aminotransferase class I/II-fold pyridoxal phosphate-dependent enzyme yields MKGNDDALAPSRPRPVSCGAELQEQLALHGGRPVRRTPWPTYDKGAVFVHPEDEEAAIRAIRSHLYFRYDHRPQNETECGRFEDELCRYFGTRHALAVSSGTAALALALMGAAVPAGSLVACPGFTFVATPSAIMMAGCRPFLVEVDDDLRMDLDDLRRRWRPDIRAIAVVHMRGFAADVEALAAFAAEMGVPLIEDTVPALGAELNGRKLGTFGAAGAFSTQSDKALNCGEGGFLLTDDSTLFARAVALSGAYEGRLRRHFTHGEPSVSGLDLPLLSLRMDEIRAALLRAELTRLPQRLGLFHRNYAHVAAALADLPGIAVRRPVAPGAYLGEAFVFRVPGGDAGWFTRALRAEGIDARNIGADDDLNVRAFWNWRFLYDDTADPARIRATLPRTARLLTETVDVPLSSNLTPDDCDDLVRAVRKVAAARDPALARP; encoded by the coding sequence CGGTCCGGCGCACGCCGTGGCCCACCTACGACAAAGGCGCGGTATTCGTACATCCCGAGGACGAGGAGGCCGCAATTCGGGCCATCCGTAGTCATCTCTACTTCCGCTACGACCACCGGCCGCAGAACGAAACCGAATGCGGTCGCTTCGAGGACGAACTGTGCCGTTATTTCGGCACCCGGCACGCTCTCGCCGTTTCCAGCGGCACGGCCGCGCTGGCTCTCGCCCTGATGGGCGCCGCCGTGCCGGCGGGGTCATTGGTCGCCTGCCCCGGATTCACTTTCGTCGCCACTCCGAGCGCCATTATGATGGCCGGCTGCCGACCATTCCTGGTCGAGGTCGACGACGACCTGCGGATGGACCTCGACGACCTGCGCCGACGGTGGCGGCCGGACATCCGCGCCATCGCGGTGGTGCACATGCGGGGGTTCGCCGCCGACGTCGAGGCGCTCGCCGCGTTCGCCGCCGAGATGGGCGTGCCGCTGATCGAGGACACCGTGCCGGCGCTCGGGGCCGAACTCAACGGCCGCAAGCTCGGCACGTTCGGCGCGGCCGGCGCGTTCAGCACCCAGTCCGACAAGGCGCTCAACTGCGGTGAGGGCGGCTTCCTGCTGACCGACGACAGCACCCTGTTCGCCCGGGCGGTCGCGCTCTCCGGGGCGTACGAGGGGCGGCTGCGCCGGCACTTCACGCACGGCGAGCCGTCCGTGAGCGGCCTGGACCTGCCGCTGCTCAGCCTGCGGATGGACGAGATCCGGGCAGCTCTGCTGCGGGCCGAGCTGACCCGGCTGCCGCAGCGGCTGGGGTTGTTCCACCGCAACTACGCCCACGTCGCCGCGGCCCTGGCCGACCTTCCCGGCATCGCCGTACGACGACCGGTCGCGCCCGGGGCGTACCTCGGGGAGGCGTTCGTGTTCCGCGTGCCCGGCGGCGACGCGGGCTGGTTCACGCGGGCGCTGCGGGCCGAGGGGATCGACGCCCGCAACATCGGCGCGGACGACGACCTCAACGTCCGCGCGTTCTGGAACTGGCGCTTCCTCTACGACGACACGGCGGACCCGGCGCGGATCCGCGCGACCCTGCCGCGCACCGCGCGGCTGCTCACCGAGACCGTCGACGTGCCGCTGTCGTCGAACCTCACCCCGGACGACTGCGACGACCTGGTCCGCGCGGTCCGCAAGGTGGCCGCCGCCCGCGACCCCGCGCTGGCGCGGCCGTGA
- a CDS encoding MFS transporter: MSGADAEPKRLPRLALVGLLGGLFAGYLGLTAVIPVLPGFLRERHDAGDLTVGVVVTVTAVTALLVRPVAGALADRYGHRTVMLTGALVVAAGGLLYLAPLSVPALVAVRLLLGAGEAALFTAGAVWIVQLAPHHRRGQLIGLYGVSMWGGISAGTFLGATVQQAGYPAVWALSAAAPAVGAALVAVAPTPPRAAPAARGGGLLLRPALLPGVALTFGAAGYAGLAAFVVLHLDERGIGHGVVVLSCFSAVYAGTRLVIGHLPDRLGPRRVATWCGVGEAVGLLVIAVAPNLPVAVAGSVVMGVGFSLLHPSLALMVMNRTDPARQGAAIGAYTSFWDLGLAVWGPATGLVAAGFGYPAVFVAGAAGAAVAAAMALRIGRPAADRVPMEVRTS; the protein is encoded by the coding sequence GTGAGCGGCGCGGACGCCGAGCCGAAGCGCCTGCCCCGGCTCGCGCTGGTCGGGCTGCTCGGCGGGCTGTTCGCCGGCTACCTGGGGTTGACCGCCGTCATCCCGGTGCTGCCCGGCTTCCTGCGGGAGCGGCACGACGCCGGTGACCTCACCGTCGGCGTCGTGGTCACCGTGACCGCGGTGACCGCGCTGCTGGTCCGGCCGGTCGCCGGCGCGCTCGCCGACCGGTACGGCCATCGCACGGTGATGCTGACCGGCGCGCTCGTGGTGGCCGCCGGTGGCCTGCTGTACCTGGCGCCGCTGAGCGTGCCCGCGCTGGTGGCGGTGCGGCTGCTGCTCGGGGCGGGCGAGGCGGCGCTGTTCACCGCCGGCGCGGTGTGGATCGTCCAGCTCGCCCCGCACCACCGGCGCGGCCAGCTCATCGGCCTGTACGGGGTGAGCATGTGGGGCGGCATCTCCGCCGGCACGTTCCTCGGCGCGACCGTGCAGCAGGCCGGATACCCGGCGGTGTGGGCGCTCAGCGCCGCCGCCCCGGCCGTCGGGGCCGCGCTCGTCGCGGTGGCGCCGACGCCACCCCGCGCCGCCCCGGCGGCCCGGGGTGGTGGACTGCTGCTGCGCCCCGCACTGCTGCCCGGCGTGGCGCTGACGTTCGGCGCCGCCGGGTACGCCGGGCTGGCCGCGTTCGTGGTGCTGCACCTGGACGAGCGGGGCATCGGCCACGGGGTGGTGGTGCTGAGCTGCTTCAGCGCCGTCTACGCCGGCACCCGGCTCGTCATCGGTCACCTGCCCGACCGGCTCGGCCCCCGCCGGGTGGCCACCTGGTGCGGGGTGGGCGAGGCGGTCGGGCTGCTGGTCATCGCGGTCGCCCCGAACCTGCCGGTCGCGGTGGCCGGCAGCGTGGTGATGGGCGTCGGGTTCTCGCTGCTGCACCCGTCGCTGGCGTTGATGGTGATGAACCGCACCGACCCGGCGCGGCAGGGCGCGGCGATCGGGGCGTACACCTCGTTCTGGGATCTTGGGCTGGCGGTGTGGGGGCCGGCGACCGGTCTGGTCGCCGCCGGGTTCGGCTACCCGGCGGTGTTCGTGGCCGGCGCGGCCGGCGCGGCGGTCGCCGCCGCGATGGCGCTGCGCATCGGCCGCCCCGCCGCCGACCGGGTGCCGATGGAGGTACGGACGTCATGA
- a CDS encoding class I SAM-dependent methyltransferase, which translates to MSTTSQFTERDVSEFFDQTTRTYLSFWDSEGVLHTGYFAADADADYHAAADRTSDILAEDAGIDASSHVLDVGCGCGNFLLRLAGRTGCRGEGVDLSTERVRFAEQRRAERGAGLDVSFRHGSATALPYADDTFTHVVSQDALFLVPEKPRSHAEMFRVLAPGGVLAVSDFLQPTERIGEAARRHVYDRVRWNGGYSLDGYRRALTEAGFVDVVARSLDAHIRQTYRVLGRTARERAETTADEAARTWILGFAESCDEIQAAIDRGEFGWGMFVARKPA; encoded by the coding sequence ATGTCCACGACCAGCCAGTTCACCGAGCGCGACGTCTCCGAGTTCTTCGACCAGACCACGCGGACGTACCTCAGCTTCTGGGACAGCGAGGGCGTGCTGCACACCGGCTACTTCGCCGCCGACGCCGACGCCGACTACCACGCGGCGGCCGACCGGACCTCGGACATCCTCGCCGAGGACGCCGGCATCGACGCGTCGTCGCACGTGCTCGACGTCGGCTGCGGCTGCGGCAACTTCCTGCTGCGGCTGGCCGGACGCACCGGGTGCCGGGGCGAGGGGGTGGACCTGAGCACCGAGCGGGTCCGGTTCGCCGAACAGCGACGCGCCGAGCGCGGCGCCGGGCTGGACGTGTCGTTCCGGCACGGCTCGGCCACCGCCCTGCCGTACGCCGACGACACGTTCACGCACGTGGTCAGCCAGGATGCGCTGTTCCTGGTGCCGGAGAAGCCACGCAGCCACGCCGAGATGTTCCGGGTGCTCGCCCCCGGCGGGGTGCTTGCCGTCTCCGACTTCCTCCAGCCCACCGAGCGGATCGGCGAGGCGGCCCGGCGGCACGTCTACGACCGGGTGCGCTGGAACGGCGGCTACTCGCTCGACGGCTACCGCCGGGCGTTGACCGAGGCCGGGTTCGTGGACGTGGTGGCCCGCAGCCTCGACGCGCACATCCGGCAGACGTACCGGGTGCTGGGCCGCACCGCCCGGGAGCGTGCGGAGACGACGGCGGACGAGGCGGCGCGGACCTGGATCCTCGGCTTCGCCGAATCCTGCGACGAGATCCAGGCGGCCATCGACCGGGGCGAGTTCGGCTGGGGCATGTTCGTCGCCCGCAAGCCGGCCTGA
- a CDS encoding SDR family oxidoreductase codes for MDLGLTGRVALVAGGTSGIGLACAKEFAAEGAHVAVCGRDPQRLAAAERELAAVTTGRVSATGVDVTDTDAAARWVDRVAADLGGVDVLLVSGGSPPFGTATAFATDDYRAAVDQVLLPAVALSLAALPHMRAAGRGRLLLVASETACVPIGPLALSGVTRAALVRFAQGLAVDVGRDGITVNVLAPGGVRTPPMERVAARLAGDDGDVETRLAAMGHHSALGRLARPEEVAAVAAFLAGERASYVTAGVHLIDGGAAATGPDLPHLTGIRKDTYA; via the coding sequence GTGGATCTGGGGCTCACGGGTCGGGTGGCGCTTGTCGCCGGCGGCACCAGCGGCATCGGGCTGGCCTGCGCGAAGGAATTCGCCGCGGAGGGCGCGCACGTGGCGGTCTGCGGGCGCGACCCGCAGCGCCTCGCCGCGGCCGAGCGGGAGCTGGCCGCGGTGACCACCGGGCGGGTCAGCGCCACCGGCGTGGACGTCACCGACACCGACGCCGCCGCGCGCTGGGTCGACCGGGTCGCCGCCGACCTCGGCGGGGTGGACGTGCTGCTGGTCAGCGGCGGCAGCCCGCCGTTCGGCACCGCCACCGCCTTCGCCACCGACGACTACCGGGCGGCCGTCGACCAGGTGCTGCTGCCCGCGGTCGCGCTGTCGCTGGCCGCGCTGCCGCACATGCGCGCCGCCGGGCGGGGCCGGCTGCTGCTCGTCGCCTCCGAGACCGCCTGCGTGCCGATCGGCCCGCTGGCGCTGTCCGGGGTGACCCGGGCCGCGCTTGTCCGCTTCGCCCAGGGGCTCGCGGTGGACGTGGGCCGCGACGGGATCACCGTGAACGTGCTCGCGCCCGGCGGGGTGCGTACCCCGCCGATGGAACGCGTGGCGGCCCGGCTGGCCGGCGACGACGGCGACGTGGAGACCCGGCTGGCCGCGATGGGCCACCACAGCGCGCTCGGCCGGCTGGCCCGCCCCGAGGAGGTGGCCGCGGTGGCCGCGTTCCTGGCGGGCGAACGGGCGTCGTACGTGACCGCCGGCGTGCACCTGATCGACGGCGGCGCCGCCGCCACCGGCCCCGACCTGCCGCACCTGACCGGGATCCGCAAGGACACCTACGCCTGA